In Humulus lupulus chromosome 6, drHumLupu1.1, whole genome shotgun sequence, a single genomic region encodes these proteins:
- the LOC133783978 gene encoding NAC domain-containing protein 104 isoform X1: protein MGDNNNVNLPPGFRFYPTDEELVVHFLHRKVSLLPCHPDVIPDLELYPYDPWELDGKALGEDNKWYFYSRKTQNRVTRNGYWKALGIEEAVSGNNNTKKVGTKKYFVFYVGEAHNHNSGAAIKTNWIMHEFHLSDSASTSSSSSSSSTRSSKRRSSNKIDCSKWVLCRVYERDDDDDGTELSCLDEVFLSLDDLDEISLPN, encoded by the exons atgggaGATAATAACAATGTAAATTTGCCTCCTGGCTTTCGTTTTTATCCAACTGATGAAGAGCTTGTAGTCCACTTCCTTCATCGTAAGGTCTCCCTCTTACCTTGCCATCCCGATGTCATTCCCGATCTCGAACTCTATCCTTATGATCCATGGGAACTCGATG GTAAAGCTTTGGGTGAGGACAACAAGTGGTACTTTTACAGCAGAAAGACTCAAAATAGGGTTACGAGAAATGGGTATTGGAAGGCTTTAGGGATAGAGGAAGCAGTGAGTGGCAACAATAATACTAAGAAAGTTGGTACTAAAAAGTACTTTGTGTTCTACGTTGGGGAGGCTCATAATCATAATTCTGGTGCAGCCATCAAAACTAATTGGATAATGCACGAGTTTCACCTCTCTGATTCTGCCTCTACTTCTAGTTCCAGTAGTAGTTCTTCCACTAGATCCTCCAAAAGAAGATCATCTAACAAAATA GATTGTAGCAAATGGGTACTTTGTCGAGTCTATGAACGTGACGATGATGATGACGGAACAGAGCTTTCATGCTTGGATGAAGTTTTCTTATCACTGGATGATCTTGATGAAATAAGCTTGCCAAATTAG
- the LOC133783978 gene encoding NAC domain-containing protein 104 isoform X2, whose protein sequence is MGDNNNVNLPPGFRFYPTDEELVVHFLHRKVSLLPCHPDVIPDLELYPYDPWELDGKALGEDNKWYFYSRKTQNRVTRNGYWKALGIEEAVSGNNNTKKVGTKKYFVFYVGEAHNHNSGAAIKTNWIMHEFHLSDSASTSSSSSSSSTRSSKRRSSNKIVRL, encoded by the exons atgggaGATAATAACAATGTAAATTTGCCTCCTGGCTTTCGTTTTTATCCAACTGATGAAGAGCTTGTAGTCCACTTCCTTCATCGTAAGGTCTCCCTCTTACCTTGCCATCCCGATGTCATTCCCGATCTCGAACTCTATCCTTATGATCCATGGGAACTCGATG GTAAAGCTTTGGGTGAGGACAACAAGTGGTACTTTTACAGCAGAAAGACTCAAAATAGGGTTACGAGAAATGGGTATTGGAAGGCTTTAGGGATAGAGGAAGCAGTGAGTGGCAACAATAATACTAAGAAAGTTGGTACTAAAAAGTACTTTGTGTTCTACGTTGGGGAGGCTCATAATCATAATTCTGGTGCAGCCATCAAAACTAATTGGATAATGCACGAGTTTCACCTCTCTGATTCTGCCTCTACTTCTAGTTCCAGTAGTAGTTCTTCCACTAGATCCTCCAAAAGAAGATCATCTAACAAAATAGTTA GATTGTAG